Proteins co-encoded in one Euleptes europaea isolate rEulEur1 chromosome 1, rEulEur1.hap1, whole genome shotgun sequence genomic window:
- the TADA3 gene encoding transcriptional adapter 3 encodes MVTFLFHRPSSTMSELKDCPLQFHDFKSVDHLKVCPRYTAVLARSEDDGIGIEELDTLQLELETLLSSASRRLRVLEAETQILTDWQDKKGDRRFLKLGKEHELGTPIKHGKPKKQKLEGKGGHSTGQGPGRPKSKNLQPKLQEYEFPDDPIDVPRIPKNDAPNRFWASVEPYCADLTSEEVRTLEELLKPPEDEAEHYKIPPLGKHYSQRWAQEDMLEEQKDGARAAAAADKKKGILGPLTELDTKDVDALLKKSESQHEQPEDGCPFGPLTQRLLQALVEENIISPIEDSPIPEMAGKDSAGDGASTSPRSQNKPFSVPHTKSLEGRIKEELIAQGLLESEDRPAEDSEDEVLAELRKRQAELKALNAHNRAKKVELLRLAKEELHRQELRQRVRMADNEVMDAFRKIMAARQKKRTPTKKEKDQAWKSLKERESILKLLDG; translated from the exons ATGGttacctttcttttccacaggCCCAGCAGCACCATGTCTGAGCTGAAGGACTGCCCCCTTCAGTTCCACGACTTTAAGTCTGTGGACCATCTGAAGGTGTGCCCACGTTACACAGCCGTGTTGGCCCGTTCAGAGGATGATGGCATTGGCATTGAAGAACTCGATACCCTGCAGCTGGAGCTGGAAACACTCCTGTCTTCTGCCAGTCGCCGACTCCGAGTATTGGAGGCTGAGACACAG ATCCTGACAGACTGGCAAGACAAGAAAGGGGACAGGCGATTTCTGAAGCTGGGCAAGGAGCATGAGCTGGGCACTCCTATCAAGCACGGCAAGCCCAAGAAGCAgaagctggaagggaaaggaggccaCAGCACAGGGCAGGGCCCCGGTCGGCCCAAATCCAAAAACCTGCAGCCGAAACTCCAAGAGTATGAATTCCCAGATGACCCAATCGATGTGCCACGCATTCCCAAAAATGATGCGCCAAACAG GTTCTGGGCCTCAGTGGAGCCGTATTGTGCAGACCTCACCAGTGAGGAAGTGCGTACCCTGGAAGAGCTCCTGAAACCTCCGGAAGATGAGGCCGAACACTACAAG ATCCCGCCCTTGGGGAAGCACTACTCGCAGCGCTGGGCTCAGGAGGACATGCTAGAGGAGCAAAAAGATGGTGCTCGGGCCGCAGCTGCCGCCGACAAGAAAAAAGGCATTTTGGGGCCACTGACAGAGCTGGACACGAAAG ATGTCGATGCTCTGCTGAAGAAGTCAGAGTCCCAGCACGAACAGCCTGAGGACGGTTGCCCGTTTGGGCCTCTGACGCAGCGTCTCCTGCAGGCCCTTGTTGAG GAGAATATCATCTCCCCCATTGAAGACTCGCCTATTCCAGAGATGGCAGGCAAGGATTCTGCAGGTGATGGGGCCAGCACCTCCCCTCGCAGCCAGAACAAGCCCTTCAG CGTACCCCACACCAAGTCCCTAGAAGGCCGCATCAAAGAGGAGCTGATTGCTCAGGGCCTGTTGGAGTCGGAGGACCGGCCTGCCGAGGACTCGGAGGACGAGGTGTTGGCCGAGCTGCGGAAGAGGCAGGCTGAACTCAAGGCCTTGAACGCGCACAACCGAGCCAAGAAAGTGGAGCTGCTCAG GCTGGCCAAGGAAGAGCTGCACAGGCAGGAGCTGCGGCAGCGGGTGCGGATGGCGGACAACGAGGTCATGGACGCCTTCCGTAAGATCATGGCGGCACGGCAGAAGAAGCGCACGCCGACCAAGAAGGAGAAGGACCAGGCCTGGAAGAGCCTCAAGGAACGCGAGAGCATCCTCAAGCTGCTGGATGGCTGA